In Anaerolineales bacterium, the following are encoded in one genomic region:
- a CDS encoding prenyltransferase, giving the protein MRANPLVLFLRLSRPLFLLGGVLNYALGLGIARYLGVSIDWNLALLGQLWVSSLQLATHYLNEYFDYPGDALNPQRTPFSGGSGVLGAGPGQLRPVVALAAAYSMLTLTALVTLTLLLQGALSPLVSLLLLLIALGAVLYSVPPVRLASSGYGELTTVVLLANLLPALGFALQAGELHRLLALSTFPLTMLTFASMLALEFPDYASDLRADKQTLLVRLGWQRGLQMHHACVFIAYALFAAAFVAGLPAAIAFPPWLSLPLALMQVWYLGRIGDGMRPHWSALTLNAVALSVAASYLLAYSFWTR; this is encoded by the coding sequence ATGAGAGCCAATCCCCTGGTCTTGTTCCTGCGCCTCTCTCGACCGTTGTTTTTGCTGGGTGGGGTGCTGAACTATGCCCTGGGTCTGGGCATCGCTCGCTACCTGGGCGTCAGCATCGATTGGAACCTGGCCCTGCTGGGCCAGTTGTGGGTCAGCAGCCTGCAGCTGGCGACCCACTACCTTAACGAGTACTTCGATTACCCCGGCGACGCGCTCAATCCGCAGCGCACCCCGTTTTCCGGCGGCAGCGGCGTGCTGGGCGCCGGCCCGGGCCAACTGCGCCCGGTGGTGGCGCTGGCCGCCGCCTATAGCATGCTCACACTGACCGCCCTGGTGACCCTCACGCTGCTGTTGCAAGGCGCCCTGTCTCCCTTGGTCAGCCTGCTCCTGCTGCTGATCGCCCTGGGGGCCGTGCTCTACTCGGTACCGCCGGTGCGCCTGGCCAGCAGCGGCTATGGGGAGCTGACCACCGTGGTCTTGCTGGCCAACCTGCTGCCGGCGCTCGGCTTTGCCTTGCAGGCCGGCGAGCTGCACCGCCTGTTGGCGCTCAGCACCTTCCCGCTCACTATGCTGACCTTCGCCTCCATGCTGGCCCTGGAGTTCCCCGACTATGCGAGCGATCTGAGGGCGGACAAGCAAACCCTGCTGGTGCGCCTGGGCTGGCAGCGCGGCCTGCAAATGCACCATGCCTGTGTCTTCATTGCGTATGCGCTCTTCGCCGCGGCTTTCGTGGCTGGGCTGCCCGCCGCCATCGCCTTCCCGCCCTGGCTCAGCCTGCCGCTGGCCCTGATGCAGGTTTGGTACTTGGGCCGCATTGGTGATGGCATGCGCCCGCACTGGAGCGCGCTGACGCTCAACGCCGTAGCGCTCAGCGTCGCCGCCAGTTATTTGCTGGCCTATTCATTTTGGACGCGCTAG
- a CDS encoding EamA family transporter: MNTGLLYITTALFWGLTWLAMKFQLGQVAPEWSVVYRFLLAAALFFIYAWWRKLNLRYSLQAHGLMALQGILMFAFNYILLYFAGFSLTSGLVALLFSTVVLFNVLFGTLILRNPLQPRVLLGALLGLGGLALIFAPEVQGVNFGGAQLSGILLTLGGAASVSLGQMTAVRNQRHQIPVVQLNAYSMLYGALFCALVALLRGVPPTLESDPRYVLSLLYLAVFGSVFAFWMYLTLLQRLGPDRAGYVTVLVPLVALVVSVFYEGLELGALQLGGVGLVLLGNALAQRK; encoded by the coding sequence ATGAACACCGGTCTTCTGTACATTACTACGGCATTGTTTTGGGGGCTTACCTGGCTGGCGATGAAGTTCCAACTGGGCCAAGTGGCCCCCGAGTGGTCGGTGGTCTACCGTTTCCTCTTGGCGGCGGCGCTCTTCTTTATATATGCCTGGTGGCGCAAACTGAACCTGCGCTACAGCCTGCAGGCGCATGGTTTGATGGCCCTGCAGGGCATCCTGATGTTCGCGTTCAACTACATCCTGCTGTATTTCGCCGGCTTCAGCCTGACCAGCGGCCTGGTGGCTCTGCTGTTCTCCACGGTGGTGCTGTTCAATGTGCTGTTCGGCACGCTGATCCTGCGCAACCCACTGCAGCCGCGCGTGCTGCTGGGCGCCCTGCTGGGCCTGGGCGGCCTGGCGCTGATCTTTGCGCCGGAGGTGCAGGGCGTGAACTTTGGCGGCGCCCAGCTGAGCGGCATTCTGCTGACCCTGGGCGGGGCTGCCTCGGTCTCCCTCGGGCAAATGACAGCGGTGCGCAACCAGCGTCACCAGATCCCGGTGGTGCAGCTGAATGCGTACAGCATGCTGTATGGCGCCTTGTTCTGTGCCCTGGTGGCGCTGCTGCGCGGCGTGCCCCCAACCCTGGAGAGCGACCCGCGCTATGTGCTCTCATTGTTGTACCTGGCCGTCTTCGGCTCGGTGTTCGCGTTTTGGATGTACCTGACCCTGCTGCAGCGCCTAGGCCCGGACCGGGCGGGCTACGTGACCGTGCTGGTGCCGCTGGTGGCGCTGGTGGTCTCGGTCTTTTATGAAGGTCTGGAATTGGGGGCGCTGCAGTTGGGCGGCGTGGGCCTGGTACTGCTGGGCAACGCCCTGGCGCAGAGGAAATAG
- a CDS encoding isoprenylcysteine carboxylmethyltransferase family protein: MMNPRVSRHLLSILLLPFMVTVVLPWLLYERFGGLAADAPLLRGLGALLLLAGLLLFAWCVWLFFRVGRGTLAPWDPTQALVAAGPYAYTRNPMISGVAAMLAGQALWLRSPALALWALAFVLINHAYFVLSEEPGLEQRFGQNYRDYKARVPRWLPKLRR; the protein is encoded by the coding sequence ATGATGAATCCAAGAGTGTCTCGCCACCTGCTCTCCATCCTGCTGCTGCCCTTCATGGTCACTGTTGTGCTACCCTGGCTGCTATACGAGCGCTTCGGCGGCCTGGCAGCAGACGCCCCGCTGCTGCGCGGCCTGGGTGCGCTGCTCCTCCTGGCCGGGTTGCTCTTGTTTGCCTGGTGCGTTTGGCTCTTCTTCCGGGTGGGGCGTGGTACCCTGGCGCCCTGGGACCCGACCCAGGCGCTGGTGGCCGCCGGCCCCTACGCCTATACGCGCAACCCGATGATCAGCGGCGTGGCCGCCATGCTGGCGGGCCAAGCGCTGTGGCTGCGCAGCCCGGCCCTGGCCCTGTGGGCGCTGGCCTTCGTGCTCATCAACCATGCCTACTTTGTCTTGTCAGAGGAGCCGGGGTTGGAGCAGCGCTTCGGCCAAAACTACCGCGACTACAAAGCCCGCGTGCCGCGCTGGCTGCCCAAGCTGCGGCGGTAG
- a CDS encoding ABC transporter permease: MDANWIAIAASIVLQSSPLIIAVCGETLSERAGVVNLSLDGSLLLSAMAGFAAAYVSNSLLLGFLAGAGVGALMALVVAFGSLALRQSQVAVGFVLTLLGDSLSAFLGQNFTRLPGIWVPRLPIPWLKDIPVLGPIVFNQDLVVYFALALTLASTWWIFHSRPGLALRSAGERPEAAFARGVAVRKLRYAYAVLGGALVGVAGAAYSLDVKIGWAEGHTRGLGWIALAIVIFGGWSPLRGALGVLLFVATRSVISVVLQRSLGESSVVVLNALPWLLMLLVLLVVSGRLGGQLLARLPAPLQRPLRGLMQAAPPAALGAELKEG, translated from the coding sequence ATGGATGCCAACTGGATCGCGATTGCCGCCTCGATCGTCTTGCAATCTTCGCCGCTGATCATCGCCGTGTGTGGCGAGACGCTCAGCGAGCGCGCCGGCGTGGTCAACCTTTCGCTGGATGGCAGCCTGCTGCTCTCCGCCATGGCGGGCTTTGCCGCCGCTTATGTAAGCAACAGTCTGCTGCTAGGCTTTTTGGCGGGAGCTGGGGTGGGGGCCTTGATGGCTTTGGTCGTCGCCTTCGGGAGCCTGGCCCTGCGCCAGAGCCAGGTGGCGGTCGGCTTCGTGCTGACCCTGTTGGGCGACAGCCTAAGCGCCTTCCTGGGCCAGAACTTCACCCGCCTGCCGGGCATCTGGGTGCCGCGCCTGCCCATCCCATGGTTGAAGGACATTCCGGTGCTGGGGCCGATCGTGTTCAACCAGGACTTAGTGGTCTATTTCGCCCTGGCGCTCACTTTGGCCAGCACCTGGTGGATCTTTCACTCGCGGCCCGGCCTGGCGCTGCGCAGCGCCGGCGAACGCCCTGAGGCGGCCTTCGCCCGCGGCGTGGCGGTGCGCAAGCTGCGCTACGCCTACGCCGTGCTGGGCGGGGCGCTGGTCGGCGTGGCCGGCGCGGCCTACTCGCTGGACGTCAAGATCGGCTGGGCCGAGGGCCACACCCGCGGCCTGGGCTGGATCGCCTTGGCCATCGTCATTTTTGGCGGCTGGTCGCCGCTGCGCGGGGCGCTGGGCGTGCTGCTTTTCGTGGCCACCCGCTCGGTGATCTCGGTGGTCTTGCAGCGCAGCCTGGGCGAGTCCTCCGTGGTGGTCTTGAATGCGCTGCCCTGGCTGCTGATGCTGCTGGTCTTGTTGGTGGTCAGCGGCCGCCTGGGCGGCCAGCTGCTGGCCCGCCTGCCGGCCCCGCTGCAGCGGCCCCTGCGTGGTCTGATGCAGGCCGCGCCGCCCGCGGCGTTGGGCGCGGAATTGAAAGAAGGATGA
- a CDS encoding ABC transporter permease, giving the protein MTRPAWLAQLWTLAPVLAALLLTSLLLVTFGTSPAEAFSAMWQGAFGNQDRLLTTVAFWIPLLLSALGLLVSFRAGLWNIGIEGQFILGAIGASWVALSLQLPAPLQISLEVLAAMAAGALWAALAGLLKRWGVHEIFGGLALNNLAVILTNFLISGPWQPPEGGSFRGTAPFHADALLPLVGSTRFSLVALALAGLAFGLVVLALRNSSWGLRLKALGRNPRSALLLGVSSRRETLLAMGFCGALAGLGGAVRVLSWFDSLRQSISGGIGYLALMVVILAAFRLFWTPLVAFFFASVLSGSIVLQLRTQLHSSLGDILTGVMVLLVLLFGDRERLQTWWSEVRSARRTPGRQS; this is encoded by the coding sequence GTGACCCGCCCAGCCTGGCTGGCCCAACTGTGGACGCTGGCGCCGGTGTTGGCGGCGCTGCTGCTCACCAGCTTGCTGCTGGTCACCTTTGGCACCTCTCCCGCTGAAGCCTTCAGCGCCATGTGGCAGGGCGCTTTCGGCAATCAGGACCGCCTGCTGACCACTGTAGCGTTCTGGATCCCGCTGCTGCTCAGCGCCCTGGGCCTGCTGGTCAGCTTTCGGGCGGGTTTGTGGAACATCGGCATTGAAGGGCAATTTATTCTGGGCGCCATCGGCGCCAGTTGGGTGGCGCTTTCGCTGCAACTGCCCGCGCCGCTGCAGATCAGCCTCGAAGTGCTGGCCGCCATGGCCGCCGGCGCGCTGTGGGCGGCCCTGGCCGGTCTGCTCAAGCGTTGGGGCGTGCACGAGATCTTTGGCGGCTTGGCGCTCAACAATCTGGCGGTGATCCTCACCAATTTCCTGATTTCCGGACCCTGGCAGCCGCCCGAGGGCGGCAGCTTCCGCGGCACGGCCCCTTTCCATGCCGATGCGCTGCTGCCCCTGGTGGGCAGTACGCGCTTCAGCCTGGTGGCCCTGGCGCTGGCTGGGCTGGCCTTTGGCCTGGTGGTGCTGGCGCTGCGCAACAGCAGCTGGGGCCTGCGCCTCAAGGCGCTGGGCCGCAACCCGCGCTCCGCTCTGCTGCTGGGCGTCTCCAGCCGGCGGGAGACATTGCTGGCCATGGGCTTTTGCGGCGCGCTGGCCGGGCTGGGTGGGGCGGTGCGCGTGCTCAGCTGGTTCGACAGCCTGCGCCAGAGCATTTCCGGCGGCATCGGCTACCTGGCGTTGATGGTCGTGATCCTGGCTGCTTTCCGTTTGTTCTGGACGCCGCTGGTGGCCTTCTTTTTTGCGTCAGTATTGAGCGGCAGCATTGTCCTGCAGCTACGCACCCAGCTGCACTCTTCGCTGGGTGATATCCTCACCGGCGTGATGGTGCTGCTGGTGCTTTTGTTTGGCGACCGGGAACGCTTGCAGACCTGGTGGTCTGAAGTGCGCTCCGCCAGGCGCACGCCCGGGAGGCAAAGCTGA
- a CDS encoding ATP-binding cassette domain-containing protein, with amino-acid sequence MRVELDKISKSFGPVQANRGISLTFEAGRIYGLLGENGAGKSTLMKILSGYQTPDSGRILLDAVPQQFRSPLDALAAGIGMLYQDPLDVPPFTVLENYLLGRPGGLAIPRRHAADQLRQLGQRYGFEIHPHERIEDLSLGERQQLELLRLLSGGAQLLILDEPTTGISADQKTVLFNSLRDLARKERKTLILVSHKLEEVQELCDQAIVLRQGDYVGGAKLPCPSRKLVNLMFAELPQRPLRPRPAAGTPQLELRDLVVRTPRLELQPVDLSLHAGEVLGLAGLDGNGQELLLRACAGLLPLAGGELRLAGQRQPRLDYLTARKLGLHYLAAGRLEEGLVSGMTLAEHMALVSQNGLFVDRAASRSQTRQRIKQYQIVARPGSRVEELSGGNQQRVLFGLLPDDAQLILAEHPTRGLDLRSSDWIWQQLDQRRREGAAILFLSADLDELLERSDRIAVFSGGRMSRLLDARQTSLNELGHLIGGGA; translated from the coding sequence ATGCGCGTAGAACTCGACAAGATCTCTAAAAGTTTTGGCCCAGTGCAAGCCAACCGGGGCATCAGCCTCACCTTTGAAGCCGGGCGGATCTACGGGTTGCTCGGCGAGAACGGGGCAGGCAAAAGCACGCTGATGAAGATCCTCTCCGGCTACCAAACGCCGGACAGCGGCCGCATTCTTCTGGACGCTGTGCCCCAGCAATTCCGCTCCCCGCTGGATGCGCTGGCGGCCGGCATCGGCATGCTCTACCAGGACCCGCTGGATGTGCCGCCCTTCACCGTGTTGGAAAACTACCTGCTCGGCCGGCCGGGCGGCCTGGCGATCCCGCGGCGGCACGCCGCGGACCAGCTGCGCCAATTGGGCCAGCGCTATGGTTTTGAAATCCATCCACACGAGCGCATCGAGGACCTCAGCCTGGGCGAGCGCCAACAGCTGGAACTGCTGCGCCTGCTCTCGGGCGGCGCGCAGTTGCTGATCCTGGACGAGCCGACCACCGGCATCAGCGCTGACCAGAAGACCGTATTGTTCAATTCCCTGCGTGACCTGGCCCGCAAGGAGCGCAAAACCCTCATCTTGGTGTCGCATAAGCTGGAAGAAGTGCAGGAGCTGTGCGACCAGGCCATCGTGCTGCGCCAGGGCGACTATGTGGGCGGCGCCAAGCTGCCTTGCCCCAGCCGGAAGCTGGTGAACCTGATGTTTGCCGAACTGCCCCAGCGCCCCCTCCGGCCGCGCCCGGCGGCGGGCACACCCCAATTGGAGTTGCGTGACCTGGTGGTGCGCACGCCGCGCCTGGAGCTGCAACCCGTGGACCTCAGCCTGCACGCCGGCGAAGTGCTGGGTCTGGCCGGCCTGGATGGCAACGGGCAGGAACTGCTGCTGCGGGCCTGCGCCGGCCTGCTTCCGCTGGCCGGCGGCGAGCTGCGCCTGGCGGGCCAGCGGCAGCCCCGCCTGGACTATTTGACCGCCCGCAAACTGGGCCTGCATTACCTGGCCGCTGGCCGCCTGGAAGAAGGCCTGGTCAGCGGCATGACCCTGGCGGAGCACATGGCCCTGGTCAGCCAGAACGGCCTGTTCGTGGACCGCGCCGCCAGCCGCTCCCAAACCCGCCAACGGATCAAGCAATACCAGATCGTCGCCCGGCCCGGCAGCCGGGTGGAGGAACTCTCCGGTGGGAACCAGCAGCGGGTCTTGTTTGGCCTGCTGCCCGACGATGCGCAGTTGATCCTGGCCGAGCATCCCACTCGCGGCCTGGACCTGCGCTCCAGCGATTGGATCTGGCAGCAGTTGGATCAGCGCCGCCGCGAGGGCGCCGCCATCCTGTTCCTCTCCGCCGACCTGGACGAGCTCTTGGAGCGCAGTGACCGCATCGCGGTCTTCTCTGGTGGGCGCATGTCGCGCCTGCTGGACGCGCGCCAGACCAGCTTGAACGAACTGGGCCATCTGATCGGGGGCGGCGCGTGA
- a CDS encoding BMP family ABC transporter substrate-binding protein: MFHKKVVFAVLLSLTLILGACAPAASQPDPAAGDDAAEGLTIGLILVGPRNDHGWSQAHYEGGLFVEEHLPGSRVIVFESLNPADKPEATVASVVADMVEQGAKLIITTSDEFEEDTTTVAASHPEVVFINVSGDDARTGEAPANLGNVMGRMEDMKAIAGCAAALNTQTGHIGYVGPLINHETIRLTASAYLGARHCYETYRGEDPAALKFDVTWIGFWFNIPGVTLDPTEVANNFFDTGVDVIMSGIDTTEAIDVTAQRAAADEAILAVPYDYLNACDSAPAFCLGVPFFSWGPAYLALAESVAAGTWEQSWDWNAANWDALTDPGQTDVGWLDGPALQGQAASDLHDFIAKLAAGEVDLWAGPVNLRDGTVYVAAGQSATDEQIWYLPALLQGMGESQ, translated from the coding sequence ATGTTTCATAAAAAGGTTGTATTTGCTGTACTGCTCAGCTTGACCCTGATCCTGGGCGCCTGCGCCCCAGCGGCCAGCCAGCCGGATCCGGCTGCCGGCGACGATGCCGCCGAAGGCCTGACCATCGGCCTGATCCTGGTAGGCCCGCGCAACGATCATGGCTGGAGCCAGGCCCACTACGAAGGCGGTCTCTTCGTGGAAGAGCATCTGCCCGGCAGCCGGGTGATCGTCTTTGAGTCCCTTAACCCGGCTGACAAGCCGGAAGCCACGGTGGCCAGTGTGGTCGCCGATATGGTGGAGCAGGGCGCCAAGCTGATCATCACCACTTCGGACGAATTCGAGGAAGACACCACTACGGTGGCTGCCTCCCATCCCGAAGTGGTCTTCATTAATGTCTCCGGGGATGACGCTCGCACCGGTGAAGCCCCGGCCAACCTGGGCAATGTGATGGGCCGCATGGAAGACATGAAGGCCATCGCCGGCTGCGCCGCAGCCCTCAATACCCAAACCGGCCACATCGGCTATGTCGGCCCGCTGATCAACCACGAGACCATCCGCCTGACCGCCTCGGCCTACCTGGGCGCCCGCCACTGCTACGAAACCTATCGCGGCGAGGATCCGGCAGCGCTTAAGTTCGACGTGACCTGGATCGGCTTCTGGTTCAATATCCCGGGCGTGACCCTGGACCCCACCGAAGTGGCCAACAACTTCTTCGATACGGGTGTCGACGTGATCATGAGCGGCATTGACACCACCGAAGCCATCGACGTCACTGCCCAGCGCGCTGCCGCCGATGAAGCCATCCTGGCTGTGCCCTACGACTATCTCAACGCCTGCGACAGCGCGCCGGCCTTCTGCCTGGGCGTGCCCTTCTTTAGCTGGGGTCCGGCCTACCTGGCCCTGGCTGAGTCCGTGGCCGCTGGCACTTGGGAGCAGAGCTGGGATTGGAACGCCGCCAACTGGGACGCGCTGACCGACCCCGGCCAGACCGATGTGGGTTGGTTGGACGGCCCGGCGCTGCAAGGCCAGGCCGCAAGCGACCTGCACGACTTCATCGCCAAGCTAGCGGCTGGCGAAGTGGACCTGTGGGCCGGCCCGGTCAACCTGCGCGACGGTACCGTGTATGTGGCTGCCGGCCAAAGCGCCACCGACGAGCAGATCTGGTACCTGCCCGCCTTGCTGCAGGGCATGGGCGAGAGCCAATAA
- a CDS encoding class I SAM-dependent methyltransferase, whose product MKQNMYDDEAFFSKYSQMNRSVQGLAGAGEWHTLQPMLPDFEGKAVLDLGCGFGWHCQYAIEHGAASVVGVDISEKMLAVAREKTSGEIKYVCSPIEEAEFAEGSFDAVISSLAFHYLASFDDIAGKVWTWLKPGGDFVFSAEHPVFTAQGSQDWQRDAQGMIEHFPVDNYFYSGKREANFLGETVIKYHRTLTDYFSALLQNGFEIRGVAEPQPSAEMLASVEGMQDELRRPMMLIVAARKTPA is encoded by the coding sequence ATGAAGCAGAACATGTACGATGACGAGGCTTTTTTCAGCAAATACAGCCAAATGAACCGCTCGGTGCAAGGGCTGGCTGGCGCCGGGGAATGGCATACCCTGCAGCCCATGCTGCCAGACTTTGAGGGCAAAGCCGTGCTGGACCTGGGCTGCGGCTTTGGCTGGCACTGCCAATACGCCATCGAGCACGGCGCGGCCTCCGTGGTGGGCGTGGACATCTCAGAGAAAATGCTGGCTGTGGCTCGCGAAAAGACGTCCGGCGAGATCAAGTATGTATGCAGCCCGATCGAGGAGGCGGAGTTCGCCGAGGGTTCTTTTGATGCCGTGATCAGCTCTCTGGCCTTTCACTACCTGGCCTCATTTGACGACATTGCCGGGAAGGTGTGGACCTGGCTGAAACCCGGCGGGGACTTTGTCTTCTCGGCGGAACATCCGGTCTTCACAGCGCAGGGCAGCCAGGACTGGCAACGCGACGCACAGGGAATGATCGAGCATTTCCCCGTAGACAACTACTTTTACTCCGGCAAGCGAGAAGCCAACTTCCTGGGCGAGACGGTGATCAAGTACCACCGCACACTGACCGACTACTTCTCGGCGCTGCTGCAGAATGGCTTTGAGATCCGCGGTGTGGCCGAACCGCAGCCGAGTGCGGAGATGCTGGCCAGCGTGGAGGGCATGCAAGACGAGCTGCGCCGCCCGATGATGCTGATCGTGGCCGCCCGAAAGACACCGGCCTAG
- the mgtE gene encoding magnesium transporter, with protein MPNTQNLYETLRTHLQTGNLSGLRRLLKKQYPADLAEALEHLPAAQRNLVFGLLSPADQAEVLHELGPQAVRSVLDELPVAQAAAILNLLPMDEAAHAVGVLQRRRAAILAALAPRQRADVQRLLSFPAESAGQMMTEQFARLDPQMTASQALAHLRKISRKVETLTNLYVVDGADGLLGVLSLRELVIAAPTAKIARLMNRQVISVLPETDREEVAKLLSRYDFLAMPVVDADNRILGIITADDVIDVLAAEHAEDLLKFGAVQSGVEAEAYFSVPVWTVVTRRVGWLLLLFVAGTMTASVLQFFEKELAAVVALSFFIPLLIGTGGNTGAQTVSTLIRGLATGELHMQHMGRIIQRELLTGLILGTLLGLVAYGRALLWSPEPDLAMAVGLGVLTICVWANGIAAFIPLLAKHFKIDPAAVSAPLITTLVDATGLAIYLVIAKLTLNI; from the coding sequence ATGCCAAACACACAGAACTTATATGAAACCCTGCGTACCCACCTGCAAACCGGCAACCTGAGTGGGTTGCGCCGTCTGCTGAAGAAGCAATACCCCGCCGACCTGGCCGAGGCCCTGGAGCATTTGCCCGCCGCCCAGCGCAATCTGGTCTTCGGCCTGCTCAGCCCTGCCGATCAGGCCGAAGTGCTGCATGAGCTCGGCCCCCAGGCCGTGCGCAGCGTGCTGGATGAGCTGCCTGTCGCCCAAGCCGCCGCCATCCTGAACCTCTTGCCGATGGACGAAGCCGCCCACGCGGTGGGCGTGCTGCAGCGCCGGCGGGCTGCCATTCTGGCCGCCCTGGCCCCACGCCAGCGCGCCGATGTGCAGCGCCTGCTCAGCTTCCCGGCCGAGTCCGCCGGGCAAATGATGACCGAGCAGTTTGCCCGCCTGGACCCGCAGATGACCGCCAGCCAGGCCTTGGCCCACCTGCGTAAGATCTCACGCAAGGTCGAGACGCTCACCAACCTCTACGTGGTGGATGGCGCTGACGGTCTGTTGGGCGTGCTCTCCTTGCGTGAGCTGGTCATTGCCGCGCCAACTGCCAAGATCGCCCGGCTGATGAACCGCCAAGTGATCAGCGTCTTGCCTGAAACCGACCGGGAAGAGGTCGCCAAGCTGCTCTCGCGCTACGACTTCCTGGCCATGCCCGTGGTGGATGCCGACAACCGCATCCTGGGCATCATCACCGCCGATGATGTAATCGATGTGCTGGCGGCCGAGCACGCTGAGGATCTGCTCAAGTTTGGCGCGGTGCAGAGCGGCGTGGAGGCCGAAGCCTACTTCAGCGTCCCCGTCTGGACGGTGGTCACCCGCCGGGTGGGCTGGCTGCTGCTGCTGTTTGTCGCCGGCACCATGACCGCCTCTGTGCTGCAGTTCTTCGAAAAGGAACTGGCCGCCGTGGTGGCCCTGTCCTTCTTCATCCCCCTGCTGATCGGCACAGGCGGCAATACCGGCGCCCAGACCGTCTCCACGCTGATCCGCGGCCTGGCGACTGGCGAGCTGCACATGCAGCACATGGGGCGCATCATCCAGCGTGAATTGCTGACCGGGCTCATTCTGGGCACCCTGCTGGGCCTGGTGGCCTACGGGCGGGCGCTGTTGTGGAGCCCTGAGCCGGACCTGGCCATGGCGGTCGGTTTGGGTGTTTTGACCATCTGCGTATGGGCCAACGGCATTGCCGCCTTTATCCCCCTGCTGGCCAAACACTTCAAGATCGACCCTGCCGCGGTTTCGGCGCCGCTCATCACCACCCTGGTGGACGCCACCGGCCTGGCGATTTATCTGGTGATCGCCAAGCTGACCCTGAATATCTAG
- the pckA gene encoding phosphoenolpyruvate carboxykinase (ATP), whose protein sequence is MTQNPSATANLDLSKAHQNLSVPEVYEHAVKAGAVQLTADGPFNAVTSPHTGRSPKDKFTVRETATEQDVHWGQINVPFDEEKFNLMHQKVLAYLEERPAIYTRDVFACADPAYRMPVRFVSESAWHMLFVNNMFIRPSAEQLKDFEPEFTVLHAPEMQADPETDGTRSGTFILVHLTKKLVLIGGTRYAGELKKSIFSALNYLLPKQGVLSMHCSANVGADRSTALFFGLSGTGKTTLSADPDRALIGDDEHGWSDNGVFNLEGGCYAKVIKLSAEAEPDIYAASHRFGTVLENVVLNPDRTPDLDSDNITENTRAAYPIHFNSNTDKDGMAGHPNHIVFLSADAWGVLPPIAKLTPEQAMYYFLSGYTAKLAGTERGVTEPEATFSACFGEVFMVWDPTVYAEMLAEKMAKHKSQAWLVNTGWSGGPYGVGKRMKLGFTRAMVRAAVDGRLNDTPTETEPVFGLAIPKAVPDVPSEVLVPRSTWADPAAYDEQAAKLAQLFHENFKRFEASASDAIKGAGPLAGR, encoded by the coding sequence ATGACCCAAAACCCCTCAGCGACTGCCAACCTGGACCTTAGCAAAGCCCACCAGAACCTGAGTGTCCCCGAAGTATATGAGCACGCAGTGAAAGCCGGTGCGGTGCAGCTCACCGCCGACGGCCCTTTCAATGCGGTCACCAGCCCGCACACCGGCCGCTCACCCAAGGACAAGTTCACGGTGCGTGAAACGGCTACGGAACAGGACGTGCACTGGGGCCAGATCAATGTACCCTTCGACGAGGAAAAGTTCAATTTGATGCACCAGAAGGTGCTGGCCTACCTGGAAGAACGTCCCGCAATCTACACTCGGGACGTTTTCGCGTGTGCAGACCCTGCCTACCGCATGCCAGTGCGCTTCGTCTCCGAATCGGCCTGGCACATGTTGTTCGTCAACAACATGTTCATCCGCCCTTCGGCTGAACAACTGAAAGACTTTGAACCGGAGTTCACCGTACTGCACGCGCCGGAAATGCAGGCCGACCCAGAAACGGACGGGACGCGCAGCGGCACTTTCATCCTGGTGCACCTGACCAAGAAACTGGTGCTGATCGGCGGCACACGCTATGCCGGGGAACTGAAGAAATCCATCTTCAGCGCGCTGAACTATCTGCTACCCAAGCAGGGCGTGCTTTCGATGCACTGCTCGGCCAATGTGGGCGCCGATCGCAGCACGGCGCTGTTCTTCGGCCTGTCCGGCACGGGCAAGACCACGCTTTCGGCCGACCCGGACCGGGCGCTAATCGGCGACGACGAGCACGGCTGGAGCGACAACGGCGTCTTCAACCTGGAAGGCGGCTGCTACGCCAAAGTGATCAAACTCTCGGCGGAGGCGGAGCCGGACATTTATGCCGCATCGCACCGCTTCGGCACCGTGCTGGAGAATGTGGTGCTCAACCCGGACCGTACGCCGGACCTGGACAGCGACAACATCACCGAGAACACTCGGGCCGCCTACCCGATCCACTTCAACTCCAACACCGACAAAGACGGCATGGCCGGACACCCCAACCACATCGTCTTCCTCAGCGCAGACGCCTGGGGCGTGCTGCCGCCGATCGCCAAGCTGACCCCGGAGCAGGCCATGTACTATTTCCTCTCCGGCTACACGGCCAAGCTGGCCGGCACCGAGCGCGGTGTGACCGAGCCGGAAGCCACTTTTTCGGCCTGCTTCGGCGAGGTCTTCATGGTTTGGGACCCCACCGTGTATGCGGAGATGCTGGCCGAGAAAATGGCCAAGCACAAGTCGCAGGCCTGGCTGGTGAACACCGGCTGGTCCGGCGGGCCGTATGGGGTGGGCAAGCGCATGAAGCTGGGCTTCACACGGGCGATGGTGCGCGCCGCGGTGGATGGGCGGTTGAACGACACCCCCACGGAGACCGAACCGGTCTTCGGCCTGGCGATCCCCAAGGCAGTGCCGGATGTGCCCAGTGAGGTCCTGGTGCCGCGCAGCACCTGGGCCGACCCCGCGGCCTACGACGAGCAGGCCGCCAAGCTGGCGCAGCTCTTCCATGAGAATTTCAAGCGCTTCGAAGCGAGCGCCTCAGACGCCATCAAAGGCGCTGGGCCGCTGGCAGGACGCTAA